A region from the Mustela erminea isolate mMusErm1 chromosome 10, mMusErm1.Pri, whole genome shotgun sequence genome encodes:
- the RHCE gene encoding blood group Rh(CE) polypeptide isoform X2, which produces MGSKYPPSMRRCLPLWTLMLEAALVVIFFFFTSYDTLSQDPPKQLMRTFRVFQDVTIVAALGFGFLNLSLRRYGWSSVAFNLFLLALGVQWAVLMDGFLDQHFQNKVVIKLSRIKLATMSAMSVLISVGAVLGKTNLLQLTLMALVEVTVFVTMMMIDRHYLNVDAHVSMMHIHVFATYFGLMVAWFLSRSLNETVVQEKTQTEKRSSLFTMLGTLFLWIFWPSFNSALLDSPTERKNAVFSTYYALAASTVTAISVSVLAHSQRKINMTHIHNAVLAGGVAVGTSCHLITSPWLAMVLGFMAGLISIGGALCLPGYFNQVLGTHDTCGVHYTFGLPGLLGGITYILLIIYEVNWTTKSISRIDIQLFFGAGTLSLAMASGLIAGVLTGLILSLKIFKAPPAAKHFDDQAFWEFPHLATGF; this is translated from the exons ATGGGCTCTAAGTACCCACCGTCTATGCGGCGCTGCCTGCCCCTGTGGACCCTAATGCTGGAGGCGGCTCTCGTtgtcatcttcttctttttcacctCCTACGACACTTTGTCACAGGATCCGCCGAAGCAGCTCATGAGGACTTTTCGAG TCTTCCAGGATGTGACCATCGTGGCGGCCCTTGGCTTTGGCTTCCTCAACTTGTCTTTGCGGAGATACGGCTGGAGCAGCGTGGCCTTCAACCTCTTTTTGCTGGCCCTAGGGGTGCAGTGGGCAGTCTTGATGGATGGCTTCTTGGATCAGCACTTCCAGAACAAGGTGGTCATCAAACTGTCCAG aattAAGCTAGCCACCATGAGTGCTATGTCTGTGCTCATCTCAGTGGGTGCCGTGCTGGGGAAGACCAACCTGTTGCAGCTGACATTGATGGCACTGGTGGAGGTGACGGTCTTTGTCACCATGATGATGATTGACAGGCACTACCTCAAT GTGGACGCCCACGTAAGCATGATGCACATCCACGTGTTTGCGACCTATTTTGGGCTGATGGTGGCCTGGTTCCTCTCGAGGTCTCTGAATGAGACAGTGGTGCAGGAGAAGACTCAGACAGAAAAGAGGTCCAGTTTGTTTACCATGCTGG GAACCCTCTTCTTGTGGATATTCTGGCCGAGTTTCAACTCTGCTCTGTTGGATTctccaacagaaaggaagaaTGCCGTGTTCAGCACCTACTATGCTCTCGCGGCCAGCACGGTGACAGCCATCTCTGTGTCAGTCTTGGCTCACTCCCAAAGGAAGATCAACATG ACTCATATCCACAATGCGGTACTGGCTGGAGGTGTGGCTGTGGGTACCTCGTGTCATCTGATCACTTCTCCGTGGCTTGCCATGGTGCTGGGCTTTATGGCTGGACTGATCTCCATCGGGGGAGCCCTGTGCCTGCCG GGATATTTTAACCAGGTGCTGGGGACCCACGATACCTGCGGCGTGCACTACACCTTCGGCTTGCCAGGTCTGCTCGGCGGGATCACCTACATTCTGCTGATCATCTATGAGGTCAACTGGACCACGAAGTCCAT TTCTAGGATCGACATCCAGTTGTTCTTTGGCGCTGGGACACTCAGCTTGGCCATGGCTTCAGGTCTGATAGCTGGTGTTTTGACAG
- the RHCE gene encoding blood group Rh(CE) polypeptide isoform X1, whose amino-acid sequence MPFLTHSPSSQTLWRSSGVRVLRTTSGGPGVTRWFGEHQSPLTSPHARPCAFLSEIFQDVTIVAALGFGFLNLSLRRYGWSSVAFNLFLLALGVQWAVLMDGFLDQHFQNKVVIKLSRIKLATMSAMSVLISVGAVLGKTNLLQLTLMALVEVTVFVTMMMIDRHYLNVDAHVSMMHIHVFATYFGLMVAWFLSRSLNETVVQEKTQTEKRSSLFTMLGTLFLWIFWPSFNSALLDSPTERKNAVFSTYYALAASTVTAISVSVLAHSQRKINMTHIHNAVLAGGVAVGTSCHLITSPWLAMVLGFMAGLISIGGALCLPGYFNQVLGTHDTCGVHYTFGLPGLLGGITYILLIIYEVNWTTKSISRIDIQLFFGAGTLSLAMASGLIAGVLTGLILSLKIFKAPPAAKHFDDQAFWEFPHLATGF is encoded by the exons ATGCCGTTTCTCACCCACTCCCCAAGTTCCCAGACCCTTTGGAGGTCCTCAGGGGTGAGGGTCCTCAGGACCACCTCAGGAGGTCCTGGTGTGACCAGATGGTTTGGGGAGCATCAATCCCCACTCACGTCTCCACACGCAAGACCCTGTGCATTTCTCAGTGAAA TCTTCCAGGATGTGACCATCGTGGCGGCCCTTGGCTTTGGCTTCCTCAACTTGTCTTTGCGGAGATACGGCTGGAGCAGCGTGGCCTTCAACCTCTTTTTGCTGGCCCTAGGGGTGCAGTGGGCAGTCTTGATGGATGGCTTCTTGGATCAGCACTTCCAGAACAAGGTGGTCATCAAACTGTCCAG aattAAGCTAGCCACCATGAGTGCTATGTCTGTGCTCATCTCAGTGGGTGCCGTGCTGGGGAAGACCAACCTGTTGCAGCTGACATTGATGGCACTGGTGGAGGTGACGGTCTTTGTCACCATGATGATGATTGACAGGCACTACCTCAAT GTGGACGCCCACGTAAGCATGATGCACATCCACGTGTTTGCGACCTATTTTGGGCTGATGGTGGCCTGGTTCCTCTCGAGGTCTCTGAATGAGACAGTGGTGCAGGAGAAGACTCAGACAGAAAAGAGGTCCAGTTTGTTTACCATGCTGG GAACCCTCTTCTTGTGGATATTCTGGCCGAGTTTCAACTCTGCTCTGTTGGATTctccaacagaaaggaagaaTGCCGTGTTCAGCACCTACTATGCTCTCGCGGCCAGCACGGTGACAGCCATCTCTGTGTCAGTCTTGGCTCACTCCCAAAGGAAGATCAACATG ACTCATATCCACAATGCGGTACTGGCTGGAGGTGTGGCTGTGGGTACCTCGTGTCATCTGATCACTTCTCCGTGGCTTGCCATGGTGCTGGGCTTTATGGCTGGACTGATCTCCATCGGGGGAGCCCTGTGCCTGCCG GGATATTTTAACCAGGTGCTGGGGACCCACGATACCTGCGGCGTGCACTACACCTTCGGCTTGCCAGGTCTGCTCGGCGGGATCACCTACATTCTGCTGATCATCTATGAGGTCAACTGGACCACGAAGTCCAT TTCTAGGATCGACATCCAGTTGTTCTTTGGCGCTGGGACACTCAGCTTGGCCATGGCTTCAGGTCTGATAGCTGGTGTTTTGACAG